The Thiohalophilus sp. genomic interval TTCCCGCTGTCCCGGTATTTTTTGTTCATGGGTATGTAAATTCGGGTCTTTTATTGATTGTTCTTTTAGGAATTGCGATAGCTAACTCGCATATTAAAGAAAGAGCTATTTATATAACATATAATTTATTATTTTGGACTTCTGTACTGATAATAGTGTATGGAATTACAATCACATCTGACATTTCGTTTATGAGGGACGAAATTTATATTCTTCCGAACCAAGAAATTACGCTATTTGGTAATATAAATAAGTTCACTTATTTGTTGGTTGCCATGCTGTCCGTTTTTGGTTACATGTTTCTGGCCAATAAGATTACTCTCATATCTTTCATTAGTCGTTTTGCTGTTATCTTTTTGATAGTTGCTGTCGTCACGCAGACGAGGGTGTCAACTGTCGCGGTACTATTTCAAGTTCTTATTTTTCTTTACGCAAAAAACAGAAAAATGTCTATACAGGTGTAAAAAATATTGCTTATACAATGATTTTTACTGTGGCAATCTCCTCCGCTTATTTTTTGAATCCGCGTATCGAAGATACTGGTCGTATTTTAGTAGATACCATGCAGGGTATTTCTTCTGGAGACGTATCAGGTAAAAATGCCAGGCCGCAGGTGTGGGCCGCTACGTATCTTACTCTGTCTGAAAATCCATGGTTTGGTGTTGGTAGTAAGATACATGAATCGTTTTACAAGTATGGCGCCGTAAAGGAGAGAGATGGTTATGTGAATGTTCGAGCCCCACAAGGAAGCATTCCTGGCGTCATGCTACGTAGTGGCGTGATATTTGGAATATTATATACATTATCATTTCTTATTTTATTATACAGGTTTGTGGTAATGATAAATACTTATAGACCTGTCGCATATGGTGGAATCAGTCTTCTTGTTGGAGGAGGTATTGTTCAGTTTGGCGGGGACTTTTTTATTCAGATTATGTTTATCGTTACACTGGGTTATTTCCTGAGTATTGGCTCCTCACGGCATACTACTATTCAGGATAGTTATTCTGGTTACCATGAAAAGTAGATTTCTCGAGATATTCCTCATTACGCGGATTCAAGTTGCTAGTGCAACATCAGGATTTATCCCTATAAATACCTGATTTTGTGCTTTGACAGCAAGGCGTTTTCGGGCAAGGTTATTCAGTTTCTCCATCACGCGCACAATCTTTTGCCGAGTGATGGTCGTGCTTTTGTTATTTGATGCGAATCATCCTGTCATTTCCGCATTCAGTGATCAGGTCAGAAATCCTTCTCCAGGCTTACGTGGAACAACATGATCTTCTTGTACGTTAATCATCCTTTGTACCGTCATGGTGATCGGTATTTTGCGCCCACTCGCAACTTCGTGGATTTTATGGCGGTGTTGGCGGAACAGGGTGATAACTATCAGTTGATCGTGCCATGTCGTGAGGTGGGTGAGCAGGAAATAGAAGATCTCTCCGAATTGCATCTTCCGGGTGAGGTGCATGAGGTGGCTTTTTATCGGGGCCATCTGGCGGCCCTGCTGAAGACGCCGATTCAGGCGTTCAGGATTCGACAGATTGTCTCACGAGCGGCTTCTATTGAACGGGTGTGTATCGGCGGCCCTGGCCCCAATTCCATGTTGTTCTGGCTTTCACTTTTGTTGCCAAAAAGTACCCGGTTTTTGTTCTTTATCCGTGGTGACACCGTCGAAACTGTGAGGCATATCTATCGGGATCGCTGGTGGGGGAAACTGCCGGTTGCCATTTCGGGCCTGTTCCAGAAACGGATATTCGATCTTCTGGGTCAGGAGCGGGCGGTGGTTTTTACCTATGGCGAGGCCCTGGAGGCGAAATATCGGGCCCATGGACAGGCGGTTCACACAATATCACCGCTTATCGACGAATCCGTAGTACGTGAAACTCCGCGCCCTCCCATTCCGCAAGATCGCTCTCTGCGTGTACTGTTTGTCGGCAGGTTGTCCGCGGAAAAGGGAGTAAGCGAGCTTGTCGCCGCACTGGCCCGGCTACGCTCTCGCGGTATCGAGCTGCGTCTGGATGTAGCCGGTACCGGGGTTCTGCAGGATCGTTTACAAGAGGAGGCGGCGAGAGAAGAAGTTTCGGATTTTGTTACCTTCCACGGTCACGTGCCTCCGGGCCCGATGCTGTGGGATCTTTACGATAGCTGCGATCTGTTGTGCCTGCCTTCCCGAACAGAAGGTACTCCCAGGGTGGTGGTAGAGGCTTTTGCACGCGGGATGCCGGTGCTGGCGACGCGGGTGGGTAGTATTGAGAGTATGTTTCCGGAGAACCTGGTGTTTATCGAGAAGGGTACGCCGGATGGGATTGCAGAAGGTTTGGCATGGTGTGATCAGAACCGGGAGCGGTTGTCCGAATCAGGGCGGAATGGTCAGGCCGCAGTGGACAGGTTTCTGTTATCTTCCAATGCCGCTTATGTTGACAAGGTGCTTAAAGGAAGCTCTGAACAAGTCATTCCGGAGTAGGCCGGAATCCTGCAAGCCACCAGCTGACATGGACCCCGGCCTGCGCCAGGGTGACTAAAGTGAATTATCAGTGCCACCTACAGGTTTTGTTGGTTAACATTTAGAGACACGGGGCAGCCTGGCTTGGAATATCTTGTTTTTTTGTCGCTATTTTTCCTGCTTTATATCTATGCAGGATATGGGATCGTACTAAAAACACTCTGTTTGGTGCGCAAGAGCTTTCCTGTTGATAGTAAGTTTGAAGGGGCAAAGTTCAGACTTAGCGTAATTATTGCTGCGCATAATGAAGAGGATGTGATAGAGAATCGGATTTTGAATGTCCTTGAGTGTGACTATCCGCGTGATTCGTTTGAAGTGATTGTCGCCTCCGATCGATCCGATGACAGAACCAATGAGATTGTTCGAAAATACGAGGCTTCACAAGTGATGCTTGTCGATTGCCAAAACACAACCGGCAAATCAAGCGCCCAGAACCAGGCAATAGCGCATGCTAATGGGGATATTATTGTATTTACCGATGCGGATACCCGCTTTGCGCCTAATTTCCTTGCCAATATTTCGGCGCCGTTTTCGAATTCTGCCATTGGCGCTGTTGACGGACACTTGTTGTTTGAGTCTGACGATCTGTCCGGTGTTGCCACAGGACAGGGTTACTACTGGAATTATGAACTGAAATTACGTAAGCTTGAAACCTGTCTCGGTATCCTGGCTGTGACAAGTGGTGGCTGTTTTGCTGTAAGGCGTGAATTATTAAAACCATTGCCTGATGATGTGGGAGAGGATTGCATTGTACCACTGGATGTGGTTTTGCAGGATCATAAAGTCGTGCATGCGCGTAATGCTGTTGCGTATGACAGAATGGAGGCAGGTATTAACGATGAGCTACGCGCGCGCGCCAGAATGACATTGCGTAACTGGATCGGTACCTGGCGACGTGCCAGGCTGCTTAATCTCCTGTTATATCCCGGCTATGCGTTTTCCTTGTGGTCGCATAAGATTCTGAGGTGGCTTTCTCCGTTCTTTCTGATTGTTTTAACGGCGGGTGTTATCCTGCTTGCCGGGTCGTCAATGTTCTGGAATGTCATGGCGGGTTTTATTGTTCTCGCATACGTGGCCGGTCTTATGGGTTGGGCGAATGAAAAACTCTCATTGGGCATGCCGGTTGTCTCGACAGTGTTCAGTTTTTTTCTGGCCAATCTCGGGTTCCTGATGGGACTGGTCTGGGCAATGTTTTCCGGCCGCCGGATAACGGCCTATCGCTGACTTTCGGATTCTTTATAACCTATGAATGAACAGGAAGAATTAATCAAAACCGCGTATGCGCGGCGCGACAGTCAGTCTCATATCACGGCTTTACGCCTGGACTCGGCCCGAGGTTGCGCTTCAACAATACCGGGTGTTTTCCGCTTTGTCACAAGGGTTGCTGGATTACGGGTTTGACGATCTTACGCCAGTTGAATTTCTGGATGTCGGTTGTGGTGCCGGTTCGTTGTTACGTACGCTGGCCGAGTGGGGTGCTGAACCGTCCCGTCTCCATGGTATTGATTTGCTACAGGATCGGATCGAGCGTGCTCAGGCACTTTGTCCCGCCATTGATTACCGCCAGCATAGCGGCTGGGAGTTGCCCTATGCCGATGAGAGCATGGATATCGTCACGGCGATGACCGTTTTCTCGTCGATTTTATCCCCTGAGGCACGTCAAGCCCTTGCTACGGAAATGGAGCGCGTGGCGCGGCCCGGTGGCATGATTGTTATTTTTGACTTTCGGGTCTCCTCTCCACGCAATCCGGATACGACCGGGATTGGACGTGGCGAAGTTCAGCGGCTTTTTCCTGACTTTACGGTTAAATCCCGCAGCCTTATCCTGGCGCCGCCCCTGCAAAGGCCGCTGGCGAAACTCTCACCATGGCTGGCTTTAACACTTGAAACGTTCATCCCGTTCTTGCGGACCCATACCTTTCATTTTTTGCGTAATTCCAAATGAGTCATCAGGATTTTATTGCTTTTGCCAGGCCATTGATCGGCGAGGAAGAAGTTGCCTCGGTGGTCGAGACTTTGCGTTCCGGCTGGTTGACAACCGGCCCCAAAACAAAAAAATTCGAGCAGGACTTTGCCGGCTTCGTGGGTGGCCGCCATGCGCTGGCGGTCAACAGTGCCACGGCCGGGCTGCATCTGGCCCTGGAGGCGGCCGGTATTGGTGCCGGGGATAAGGTCGTTACCACACCCTATACCTTTACCGCCACGGCCGAGGTAATCCGCTACCTGGGCGCCGATCCCGTCTTTGTCGATATCGAACCCGGGACGTTTAATATCGATCCCGCCGGTGTCCGCGAAGCGCTCGAGTACGCACGCCGACATCAAGGCGATTATCCCGGTGCATTTCGCGGGCCTGGCCTGCGACATGGACGCCGATCATGGCCCTGGCCAGGCAGAATGAGGTGACGGTTATCGAGGATGCGGCACACGCCTTGCCGACCACGTATCACGATCAGATGATCGGGACCATCGGCGATTTAACGGTTTACAGCTTCTACGTGACCAAGACGATTGCCACGGGCGAGGGCGGCATGGTGGTGACGAATAACGACGAGTACGCAGAGCGGATTCGTACCATGCGTTTGCATGGCATCAGCCGGGATGTGTTCGACCGCTATACCTCGGACAAGCCCTCCTGGTATTACGAGGTCGTCGCGCCCGGCTACAAATACAACATGACCGATATTGCGGCGGCCATTGGCATCCATCAACTTGCCAAAGCCTGGGAGTTCCAGAAACGCCGGGCGACGATCGCCAAACGTTATGATGTGGCATTTTCGGATCTGCCGCTGCGCACACCGCCGGTGGCCCGTCCCGGGGATACGCATGCCTGGCATCTGTATGTGATCCAGCTGGAGCTGGAGAAACTCTCGATTTCGCGGGACCGGTTTATCGAACTGATGGCGGAAAAGGGGATCGGTACCAGCGTGCACTTTATCCCGCTGCACATCCAGCCCTACTGGCGAGATCGGTATTCACTTGAACCTGACGACTACCCTGTCGCGCTGGATGTCTATCGGCGGGCGGTCAGCCTGCCGATTTACCCGGCGATGTCTGATGATGATATCGAGCGCGTGGTGAACGCCGTGTGCGATATTCTTGAACAGTACGCATCATGACGGGTAAACGGATTTTCGATCTTTGTTTTACGATACCGGGTGTTACCCTGCTCTTGCCGTTGTATCTGGCCATTGCCTTGTGGATCAAACTGGACAGCCCGGGTCCCGTGCTGTTTCGTCAGCAGCGTGTCGGTCGGTTTGGCAGACCGTTCCAGGTGCTCAAGTTCCGGACCATGGTGGATGATGCCGAGAAACAGGGGGCGAAAATTACCGTGGCCGGCGACAGCCGGATTACCCGCAGCGGGGCGTTTTTACGCAAGTACAAGCTGGACGAGCTGCCGCAGTTGTTGAACGTACTCAAGGGGGAGATGAGCCTGGTCGGTCCACGCCCGGAGGTGCCGGAGTACGTTAAGCTATATCCACGGGACAGTTACGAACTGGTGTTATCGGTTCCGCCAGGGATTACGGATCAGGCCTCGATCGAATTCAGCGATGAAAACGATCAGCTGGCCAAAGCCGAAGATCCGCAACGGGAGTATGTTGAGAAAATCCTGCCACGCAAACTGGCCTGCTACGAGGCTTATGTGCAGGATCGGTCACTTTGGGGGGATTTGAAGGTGATTCTGATGACAATTCGGAAGCTGGCGATTGGGGGGAGGTAGGAGTTGGGAGTAGAGGAGTCAGGAGTCAGGAGTCAGGAGTTAGGAGTCAGGAGTCAGGAGTAGGTAGACAGCATTATAATGGTGAATGTTGAATTTTTAATTTTGAATTGATGGGGCGCCTTGGGCGCTTTTTTTGTTTGGGGCTTCTGGTAGAAAGTCTGTGTAGGAGCGGCTGCGCCGCGATGGGGTGACTCAGAACTCAGTACTGAGTTTTGAGGTGGCTGAGATCTGTTCTGAATCTGAATCAGGCGACGTCGATGTACTCGACCTGACTGCTTGGTGGCGGGATCGGTTCACCGTCTTCCCGTATGCCCTGGACATGGAATTCAATGGCTTCCCGAATCTGATTTTCCGTTTCTTCAATGGTTGACCCGGTTGCCACGCAGCCAGGCAGATCCGGGACATAGGCAGAATAGTTGGTGTCTGCTTTTTCAATGACGATGGCATATTTCATAGTAAACTTTATTTCCAGCCTGCCTGTTTATAAATACTGTTGGTTAGAATAGCACCAGTCAGCGAGGGCGGCAATAAAACAAAGTTGGCAGTTTGCAGGTGGCAGTTGGCAGAATTTCTGAGTGCTGAGTGCTGAGTGCTGAGTGCTGAGTGCTGAGTGCTGAGTAAAAAGTTCGCAGATGGCAGTTGGCAGTTATCAGTACAATTTTGAATTAATGTGGCGCCTTTGGCGCTTTTTTTGTGGAAATTTTTCATGGTAACGTATATGCTACTATCGTGATCGAGGGAGGAGGTCGCGTTGGAGATAAGGGAATATCTGGATGAGGCCGGCAGGTCGGTTTTTGCTCGCTGGTTCAAAGGCCTGGACGCCAGGGCGGCGGCAAAAGTGACCACGGTGTTGGCTCGACTCGAGGCGGGTAACTTGTCCGAGGTGAAAAGCGTTGGCGCCGGGGTGTTTGAGCGGCGGATCCATTTTGGTCCGGGATATCGGGTTTACTTTGGCCGTGAAGGTGACCGACTGATTGTTTTGCTGGGTGGCGGTACGAAGCAGGGCCAGCATCGGGACATCGAGCAGGCAAAGCGATACTGGATGGCGTACTGGCAGCGTCGTATTGGAGGAACAACCAATGGCACTAACACGTGAATTTTCCGAGACAGTTCGAGAACGTGCGCAAACGGATATGGAATTCAGGGTTGCCATGTTGACGGAAGCTGCGGAGGCGATTGTTACCGGCGAGGCGGCTACAGCACGCGCGCTGCTGCGGGATTACATTAATGCGACGCTTGGTTTTGAGACCCTGGCCGATGAAACAGGCATCAGTGCGAAAAGCCTGCACCGGATGTTTGGTGCGAAAGGCAACCCGACGCTTTCCAATTTAACAACCGTACTTCGTGTTCTGGAAGCCAATGAGGGGCTGACTTTTGTTGTCAGGGCTGTATAAAAACAGTTCTGAGTTCTGAGTTCTGAGTTCTGAGTAAAAAGTTTGCGGATTGCAGTTGGCAGTCTTCAGTTAATGATGAATGTTGAATTTTTAATTTTTAATTTTGAATTGATGGGGCGCCTGCGGCAATGTTGAATTTTGAATGATGGATTTTGAATTGATGTGCCCTTTGGGCGGTATTTTAGGTTCGAAGCTGGCAGTCGCAGTTCACAGATGGCAGTGTAGGAGCGGCTTGCAGCCGCGATATCTCGAATTCAGGCAGGTCGTCGCCGACGGGGCGCCTCCTACAAAGCCCTTCGGGCAGGGGCGAGTTACGAGGGACGAAGAAAGACGATGATGGCCGGTTTGTTGGGGGTTCATTTGTAATAAAGGCTGACACCTTGACTGTATCGCAATTGAGATACATAATTAGCTGTGAATGACAACTGGAGAACCTGATCATGGCTCACACTTCAATGTTGCACGTTCGGGTCGACGACGAACTGAAGGCTGATGCGGCGGAAAAACTTGCAAGCTTCGGCCTGACAGTATCAGATGCTGTCCGTATTCTGTTGACTCGCATAAGCAAAGAGGGCGGGTTGCCCGTTGGACTAACAGCCGATCCGGAAACTTACGACGCCTGGTTCCGCGACAAGGTGAAAGAGGCCCTGGCGGACACGCGACCTGCTGTATCGCATAAACAGGTGATGGATGAGGCGCAAGCGTTGATTGACCGGAAACGGCGCCGTGCCTGAATTGGAATGGCTGGAATTGGCTCGCGCAGACCTTCTGTCGATAGTAGATTACATCTCTGACGATAATCCGGATGCGGCACAACACGTAAAGGATGACATCGAGGCAAAGCTGAAAAGCTGCCAGACTTTCCGAAATCGGACGCCCCGGCAGAGTCGAGGAGGAACCAGGGAGCTGGTCGCC includes:
- a CDS encoding glycosyltransferase family 4 protein, which produces MIFLYVNHPLYRHGDRYFAPTRNFVDFMAVLAEQGDNYQLIVPCREVGEQEIEDLSELHLPGEVHEVAFYRGHLAALLKTPIQAFRIRQIVSRAASIERVCIGGPGPNSMLFWLSLLLPKSTRFLFFIRGDTVETVRHIYRDRWWGKLPVAISGLFQKRIFDLLGQERAVVFTYGEALEAKYRAHGQAVHTISPLIDESVVRETPRPPIPQDRSLRVLFVGRLSAEKGVSELVAALARLRSRGIELRLDVAGTGVLQDRLQEEAAREEVSDFVTFHGHVPPGPMLWDLYDSCDLLCLPSRTEGTPRVVVEAFARGMPVLATRVGSIESMFPENLVFIEKGTPDGIAEGLAWCDQNRERLSESGRNGQAAVDRFLLSSNAAYVDKVLKGSSEQVIPE
- a CDS encoding glycosyltransferase — translated: MEYLVFLSLFFLLYIYAGYGIVLKTLCLVRKSFPVDSKFEGAKFRLSVIIAAHNEEDVIENRILNVLECDYPRDSFEVIVASDRSDDRTNEIVRKYEASQVMLVDCQNTTGKSSAQNQAIAHANGDIIVFTDADTRFAPNFLANISAPFSNSAIGAVDGHLLFESDDLSGVATGQGYYWNYELKLRKLETCLGILAVTSGGCFAVRRELLKPLPDDVGEDCIVPLDVVLQDHKVVHARNAVAYDRMEAGINDELRARARMTLRNWIGTWRRARLLNLLLYPGYAFSLWSHKILRWLSPFFLIVLTAGVILLAGSSMFWNVMAGFIVLAYVAGLMGWANEKLSLGMPVVSTVFSFFLANLGFLMGLVWAMFSGRRITAYR
- a CDS encoding class I SAM-dependent methyltransferase — its product is MRGATVSLISRLYAWTRPEVALQQYRVFSALSQGLLDYGFDDLTPVEFLDVGCGAGSLLRTLAEWGAEPSRLHGIDLLQDRIERAQALCPAIDYRQHSGWELPYADESMDIVTAMTVFSSILSPEARQALATEMERVARPGGMIVIFDFRVSSPRNPDTTGIGRGEVQRLFPDFTVKSRSLILAPPLQRPLAKLSPWLALTLETFIPFLRTHTFHFLRNSK
- a CDS encoding sugar transferase encodes the protein MTGKRIFDLCFTIPGVTLLLPLYLAIALWIKLDSPGPVLFRQQRVGRFGRPFQVLKFRTMVDDAEKQGAKITVAGDSRITRSGAFLRKYKLDELPQLLNVLKGEMSLVGPRPEVPEYVKLYPRDSYELVLSVPPGITDQASIEFSDENDQLAKAEDPQREYVEKILPRKLACYEAYVQDRSLWGDLKVILMTIRKLAIGGR
- a CDS encoding type II toxin-antitoxin system HicB family antitoxin — encoded protein: MKYAIVIEKADTNYSAYVPDLPGCVATGSTIEETENQIREAIEFHVQGIREDGEPIPPPSSQVEYIDVA
- a CDS encoding type II toxin-antitoxin system RelE/ParE family toxin; the encoded protein is MEIREYLDEAGRSVFARWFKGLDARAAAKVTTVLARLEAGNLSEVKSVGAGVFERRIHFGPGYRVYFGREGDRLIVLLGGGTKQGQHRDIEQAKRYWMAYWQRRIGGTTNGTNT
- a CDS encoding transcriptional regulator, which codes for MALTREFSETVRERAQTDMEFRVAMLTEAAEAIVTGEAATARALLRDYINATLGFETLADETGISAKSLHRMFGAKGNPTLSNLTTVLRVLEANEGLTFVVRAV
- a CDS encoding type II toxin-antitoxin system RelB/DinJ family antitoxin, with translation MMAHTSMLHVRVDDELKADAAEKLASFGLTVSDAVRILLTRISKEGGLPVGLTADPETYDAWFRDKVKEALADTRPAVSHKQVMDEAQALIDRKRRRA
- a CDS encoding type II toxin-antitoxin system RelE/ParE family toxin; translated protein: MPELEWLELARADLLSIVDYISDDNPDAAQHVKDDIEAKLKSCQTFRNRTPRQSRGGTRELVAWANYIIVYEEDAFTVRILRVLHAAQQWPSSS